One window from the genome of Cucumis melo cultivar AY chromosome 12, USDA_Cmelo_AY_1.0, whole genome shotgun sequence encodes:
- the LOC103502227 gene encoding uncharacterized protein LOC103502227 has product MNGKIEREGVYESHFHITPGYTHHILRSKKQEKMSVVTEEIKGKTEEVYHGDEICQEKSKELLKEIGLPNGLLPLKDIEECGIIRETGFVWLKQKKSTTHKFEKIGKLVSYATEVTATVEKNKIKKLTGVKTKELLLWVSLSDIYVDDPPTGKITFQTPAGLFRTFPVSAFQVEEPVKAASEKKEQVVGTVEVKEI; this is encoded by the coding sequence ATGAATGGCAAAATAGAAAGGGAAGGAGTATATGAATCCCACTTTCACATTACCCCTGGGTATACACACCATATACTCAGAtcaaagaaacaagaaaaaatgTCTGTTGTCACTGAGGAAATCAAAGGCAAAACAGAAGAAGTGTACCATGGAGATGAGATATGCCAAGAGAAATCAAAAGAATTACTCAAAGAAATAGGGCTTCCAAATGGGCTTTTGCCATTGAAAGACATTGAAGAATGCGGGATTATAAGGGAAACAGGTTTTGTTTGGTTGAAGCAGAAAAAAAGCACAACCCACAAGTTTGAGAAGATTGGGAAGCTTGTTTCTTATGCTACTGAAGTCACAGCCACTGTAGAGAAGAACAAAATCAAGAAACTCACTGGAGTTAAGACCAAAGAGCTTTTGCTTTGGGTTTCACTGAGTGATATCTATGTTGATGATCCACCCACTGGAAAAATCACCTTTCAAACACCAGCAGGCCTATTTAGGACTTTTCCAGTTTCAGCTTTTCAGGTTGAAGAGCCAGTAAAGGCAGCGAgtgagaagaaagaacaagtGGTGGGAACTGTTGAAGTCAAGGAGATCTAG